The DNA region GGTGGTGACATTCAAGCGCGAGGTGTATCGACGCGCACTCAAAGAGCTTGCCCCGCGCCTTTTGTCGCGCGACTGACACGGAGTTCGACCCCGAGCCATGCTCAATACGCTGCGCAAGATCGTCCAGGAAGTTAACTCCGCCAAGGATCTCAAGGCGGCGTTGGGCATTATTGTGTTGCGCGTAAAGGAGGCCATGGGCAGCCAGGTCTGCTCGGTCTACCTGCTCGATGCCGAGGTCAACCGCTTTGTGCTGATGGCCTCCGAAGGCCTCAACAAGCGCTCCATCGGCAAAGTCAGCATGGCACCGAACGAAGGCCTGGTCGGTCTGGTCGGCACGCGCGAAGAACCGTTGAACCTCGAAAACGCTGCGGATCACCCCCGTTATCGCTACTTCGCCGAGACCGGCGAAGAGCGCTACGCGTCGTTCCTGGGCGCGCCGATCATCCACCATCGTCGTGTGGTCGGCGTACTGGTCATCCAGCAAAAGGAGCGCCGCCAGTTCGATGAGGGCGAAGAAGCCTTCCTGGTCACCATGAGTGCACAGCTGGCGGGCGTTATCGCTCATGCCGAGGCCACCGGCTCGATCCGTGGTCTGGGTCGTCAGGGCAAGGGCATTCAGGAAGCCAAATTCGTGGGTGTGGCCGGTTCGCCGGGCGCAGCGGTCGGTGTTGCCGTGGTCATGCTGCCGCCTGCCGATCTGGAAGTGGTCCCCGACAAAACCGTCACTGACATCGCTGCCGAGCTGGCGCTGTTCCAGAACGCGCTGGAAGGCGTGCGCGGTGACATGCGCACCTTGTCAGCCAAGCTCGCCACCCAGTTGCGCCCTGAAGAGCGTGCGCTGTTCGATGTCTACCTGATGATGCTCGACGACGCCTCGCTGGGCAGTGAGGTGACCGACGTCATCAAGACCGGCCAGTGGGCGCAAGGCGCTTTGCGCTCGGTGGTCAGCGAACACGTAAAACGCTTCGAGCTGATGGACGACGCCTACCTGCGCGAGCGGGCTTCGGACGTCAAGGACCTGGGTCGCCGTCTGCTGGCTTACTTGCAGGAAGCGCGGCAGCAGGCGCTGGTTTACCCTGACAACACGATTCTGGTCAGCGAAGAATTGACCCCGGCCATGTTGGGCGAGGTGCCTGAAGGCAAGCTGGTCGGCCTGGTATCGGTTCAGGGTTCCGGCAACTCCCACGTCGCGATTCTGGCCCGTGCCATGGGCATTCCGACGGTCATGGGGCTGGTGGACTTCCCGTACTCCAAAGTCGATGGCATCAGCCTGGTGGTGGATGGCTATCACGGCGAAGTCTTCACCAACCCCAGCGAAATCATGCGCAAGCAGTTCGGCAAGGTGGTGGAAGAGGAGCGTCAGCTCTC from Pseudomonas syringae includes:
- the ptsP gene encoding phosphoenolpyruvate--protein phosphotransferase, coding for MLNTLRKIVQEVNSAKDLKAALGIIVLRVKEAMGSQVCSVYLLDAEVNRFVLMASEGLNKRSIGKVSMAPNEGLVGLVGTREEPLNLENAADHPRYRYFAETGEERYASFLGAPIIHHRRVVGVLVIQQKERRQFDEGEEAFLVTMSAQLAGVIAHAEATGSIRGLGRQGKGIQEAKFVGVAGSPGAAVGVAVVMLPPADLEVVPDKTVTDIAAELALFQNALEGVRGDMRTLSAKLATQLRPEERALFDVYLMMLDDASLGSEVTDVIKTGQWAQGALRSVVSEHVKRFELMDDAYLRERASDVKDLGRRLLAYLQEARQQALVYPDNTILVSEELTPAMLGEVPEGKLVGLVSVQGSGNSHVAILARAMGIPTVMGLVDFPYSKVDGISLVVDGYHGEVFTNPSEIMRKQFGKVVEEERQLSQGLDALRELPCVTLDGHRMPLWVNTGLLADVARAQQRGAEGVGLYRTEVPFMINQRFPSEKEQLAIYREQLAAFHPLPVTMRSLDIGGDKSLSYFPIKEDNPFLGWRGIRVTLDHPEIFLVQTRAMLKASEGLNNLRILLPMISSTHEVEEALHLIHRAWGEVRDEGTDVPMPPVGVMIEVPAAVYQTRDLARQVDFLSVGSNDLTQYLLAVDRNNPRVADLYDYLHPAVLQALQSVVRDAHAEGKPVSICGEMAGDPAAAVLLMAMGFDSLSMNATNLPKVKWMLRQINLSKAKELLAQLMTNDNPQVISSSLQLALKNLGLSRMINPSSVKGH